The Verrucomicrobiota bacterium genomic interval CATGCGGTCGATCGAGTGGTCCGGCCCCCCAAGGACTTTCAGCTGGACTTCAGCTGATACCATTCTACCAGCCAAGTCTGCAGCTTGGTATGAGGCGCCCGGTCAGGACTTCCAAAGGTCCTCACCGTATTCCCAACCGGTTCGGGCGGGCGTCCGGAGATACTGATTGAGTTCGGGGCGGTTGGTAATGCGCATGCTTTGCGCGTCCCATTCGATGCGGCCCCCGAAGCGCTGGGCCAGGACCCCGAGGAGGCTGACTTCGGTCAGCTTGGCGGCGTAGTCGAAATTCGATCCCGGCTCGGGTCCACGGCCCTTGATGGCCTTGGCCCACTCGTGGAAGGGGCCTTTTCCTTTGACCCGAGGGTAGGTCTCCTCCGGGAAACCGTTGCTCTGCTTCAGTTCCAGCATGATTTCGCGCGTGATGCGGGGGTTGTTGGAACGCTTGTCGGTGTAGGCGGTGGCTTTGTCTCCGTGAAAGAAGGTGCCGCCGTTCGGGACCTTGCCCCAGCCCCAAGCATCTGGCTCTTCGGGCGCGATGGCTGCCTCCGGCCCATTGCTCCACCAGTAGGACATCGGGGGGAGTTCGCCCCGGGCTTCAAAGTCGAAGCGGACCCGCACTTGGTCCGGGGTCAGAAAGTCGTCCCCGCCGATGACCTCTTCGGCTTCGATCACGACCGGCTCGTAGAGACCGAGCACCCAGACGGGCGCGTCCGCGATGTGGCAGAACCAGTCCACCAATTGGCCCCCGCCGAAAGGATAGAAGCCCCGCCAAGTGAGCGGGTGGAAGTAGGCGCTGTAGGGCCGCTCTTCGGCCGGTCCCAGCCAGAGGTCCCAGTCGAGGGTGGGCGGGGCGGCTTCCGGGCTGAGAGGAAGGCTGGCAGGTTTGCTGAAGTAGTTCCCATTCCAGTCAGGACCGCCCGTCCAACTGTAGGCCTTGGTGACGTCGCCAAGGAGCCCGGCCTCAAACCACTCCCGCATCTGGCGGATGCC includes:
- a CDS encoding Gfo/Idh/MocA family oxidoreductase, whose translation is MDRRKFLKTSAATVAASSLPHFSIGQGGPSANGKLNLAMIGAGGIAQMAYKELAKTENIVALCDVDSERFLQYGEKFPQLEKARQFADFRKMFDALGDEIDAVCINTPDHTHFVATMEAMQRGKHVCTQKPLAHTIWEGRTLQKAKDHYGLVTNMANQGHTTDGIRQMREWFEAGLLGDVTKAYSWTGGPDWNGNYFSKPASLPLSPEAAPPTLDWDLWLGPAEERPYSAYFHPLTWRGFYPFGGGQLVDWFCHIADAPVWVLGLYEPVVIEAEEVIGGDDFLTPDQVRVRFDFEARGELPPMSYWWSNGPEAAIAPEEPDAWGWGKVPNGGTFFHGDKATAYTDKRSNNPRITREIMLELKQSNGFPEETYPRVKGKGPFHEWAKAIKGRGPEPGSNFDYAAKLTEVSLLGVLAQRFGGRIEWDAQSMRITNRPELNQYLRTPARTGWEYGEDLWKS